A section of the Candidatus Latescibacterota bacterium genome encodes:
- a CDS encoding NTP transferase domain-containing protein, whose translation MSLTAIIPAAGVGTRLRPHTHSRPKALLPVAGKLVLGHILDQLLEAGVDHVVLVLGYRGDMIAEWVAEAYPQLELDAVLQTQRLGLGHAVFRALQDAHGGKGLRSGRGLIVLGDTIVRADFNGLLAAEGHAMGVKAVEDPRRFGVAVVEDGRIVDLEEKPAEPRSNLALVGVYAFQDLGVLYDALEAVIEAGQRTRGEFQLTDGLQRLIEQGERLTPFPIGDWYDVGKEETWLETNRALLDGQPAPPPPPGVSFVPPVYVPDSAQLENCRLGPYVSVGENAEISGGTLENSVVGEGARVRECRLHDSLVGAHCLVEGLRGSLNLGDHSVVRGAPPDAES comes from the coding sequence ATGAGCCTGACCGCCATCATTCCCGCCGCCGGCGTGGGCACGCGGCTGCGTCCGCACACGCACAGCCGGCCCAAGGCGCTGCTGCCCGTGGCGGGCAAGCTGGTGCTCGGGCACATCCTCGACCAGCTGCTCGAGGCCGGCGTGGATCACGTCGTCCTGGTGCTCGGCTATCGCGGCGACATGATCGCCGAATGGGTGGCCGAGGCCTACCCGCAGCTCGAGCTCGACGCGGTGCTGCAGACCCAGCGCCTTGGCCTGGGGCACGCCGTCTTCCGCGCGCTGCAGGACGCCCACGGCGGCAAGGGCCTGCGCTCCGGGCGCGGGCTCATCGTGCTGGGCGACACGATCGTGCGCGCGGACTTCAACGGCCTGCTGGCCGCCGAGGGCCACGCGATGGGCGTGAAGGCGGTGGAGGATCCGCGGCGCTTCGGCGTCGCGGTGGTGGAGGACGGCCGCATCGTGGACCTCGAGGAGAAGCCGGCCGAGCCGCGCAGCAACCTGGCCCTGGTGGGCGTCTACGCGTTTCAGGACCTCGGGGTGCTCTACGACGCCCTCGAGGCCGTGATCGAGGCGGGACAGCGCACGCGCGGGGAGTTCCAGCTCACCGACGGCCTGCAGCGGCTCATCGAGCAGGGCGAGCGCCTGACGCCCTTTCCCATCGGCGACTGGTACGACGTGGGCAAGGAGGAGACCTGGCTCGAGACGAACCGCGCCCTCCTCGACGGCCAGCCCGCCCCGCCGCCGCCGCCCGGGGTCAGCTTCGTCCCGCCGGTCTACGTGCCGGACTCCGCGCAGCTCGAGAACTGCCGGCTCGGGCCCTACGTGAGCGTGGGGGAGAACGCGGAGATCAGCGGCGGCACCCTGGAGAATTCCGTTGTCGGCGAGGGCGCGCGCGTGCGAGAGTGCAGGCTTCACGACTCCCTCGTCGGCGCGCACTGCCTCGTGGAGGGCCTGCGCGGCAGCCTCAATCTCGGCGACCACAGCGTGGTCCGCGGGGCGCCCCCAGACGCCGAGTCCTGA
- a CDS encoding HPr family phosphocarrier protein codes for MLERDLQVVNAKGLHLRAASELVKLTSSLDCRVTLSNGVIEVDGKSILGVAALGAAKGSSVKVRCDGDSEGSALDAITALFARGFYEDAL; via the coding sequence TTGCTGGAGCGCGATCTTCAAGTCGTCAACGCCAAGGGCCTGCACCTGCGCGCGGCCAGCGAGCTGGTCAAGCTGACCTCGTCCCTTGACTGCAGGGTCACGCTGTCCAACGGCGTGATCGAGGTGGACGGCAAGAGCATCCTCGGGGTGGCGGCCCTGGGGGCCGCGAAGGGCAGCAGCGTGAAGGTCCGTTGCGACGGCGACAGCGAGGGTTCCGCACTGGACGCGATCACGGCGCTCTTCGCCCGGGGGTTCTACGAGGATGCCCTCTGA
- a CDS encoding DUF1926 domain-containing protein yields MATLILGIHDHQPVGNFDHVIRDAHERAYRPFLDTLERHPSIKMAVHVSGPLLEWHRGATPDYLDRLGALVERGQVEMVGGGYWEPILTTLPERDRHQQVETMCRELERRFGRRPRGLWLAERIWEPHLPKLLAEHGLDWVALDDSHFLATGFANEALGGYYLTEEEGHRLAVFPVSMRLRYLVPFHPVPEILAHLRTLDALAGRDLAVLMDDGEKFGVWSSTHALCYEEGYLDALFAALADAPEVTLAGFSETLDARGPLGSAYLPTASYTEMGEWALPLGAQRRMHALGELAAAHDADAPPADALSPFVRGGFWRNFFVKYEESHWMHKRMLWTRREIETARAAGHARAEDLDAAEDLLLQAQCNCGYWHGLFGGLYLPHLRHAIFQRLLAAEARVVPREHAIARHDLDFDGQEEIVWTSPRSRLFAKPRGGLVRELDSLAAAFPFSNCLSRREEGYHAQLRALASAPAAVAAGGAQSIHDIVRVKEEGLEAYLVYDPHPRAGLEEGLYAADAETLAYGSAWLDFAALDFAVTTPESPDGALLFAVEHEFEPGRRLRLEKRLRWLEEGAALDVQLRLSYRGASPLRAKLGSGWNFNLLAPDAPDRRVLVDGAPAADPRLASRGWEQGGRLELRDDWSGVRIALAAGSLAVYREPIETVSLSEEGFERVYQGSWICACRDLDLDDGQSAEFAYRVELGPLDADGGATSVP; encoded by the coding sequence ATGGCGACCCTCATCCTCGGCATCCACGACCACCAGCCCGTGGGCAACTTCGATCACGTGATCCGTGACGCCCACGAGCGCGCCTACCGGCCCTTCCTCGACACGCTCGAGCGCCATCCGTCGATCAAGATGGCGGTCCACGTGTCGGGCCCGCTGCTCGAATGGCACCGCGGCGCGACGCCGGATTACCTCGATCGCCTGGGGGCCCTGGTGGAGCGCGGCCAGGTGGAGATGGTCGGCGGCGGCTACTGGGAGCCCATCCTCACCACGCTGCCCGAGCGCGACCGCCATCAGCAGGTGGAGACGATGTGCCGCGAACTGGAGCGGCGCTTCGGACGGCGGCCGCGGGGCCTCTGGCTCGCCGAGCGCATCTGGGAGCCGCACCTGCCCAAGCTGCTCGCCGAGCACGGCCTCGACTGGGTGGCCCTCGACGACAGCCACTTCCTCGCCACGGGCTTCGCGAACGAGGCGCTGGGCGGGTACTACCTGACCGAGGAGGAGGGCCACCGGCTGGCCGTCTTCCCCGTGTCCATGCGCCTGCGCTATCTCGTGCCCTTCCACCCGGTGCCCGAGATCCTCGCGCACCTGCGCACGCTGGACGCGCTGGCCGGCCGCGACCTGGCGGTGCTCATGGACGACGGCGAGAAGTTCGGCGTCTGGAGCAGCACCCACGCGCTCTGCTACGAGGAGGGCTATCTCGACGCCCTCTTCGCTGCCCTGGCCGACGCGCCCGAGGTCACGCTGGCCGGCTTCTCGGAGACGCTCGACGCGCGCGGTCCCCTGGGCTCGGCCTACCTGCCCACGGCCAGCTACACGGAGATGGGGGAGTGGGCCCTGCCGCTCGGCGCCCAGCGCCGCATGCACGCGCTCGGCGAGCTCGCCGCCGCCCACGACGCGGACGCCCCGCCCGCCGACGCCCTGAGCCCCTTCGTGCGCGGCGGCTTCTGGCGGAACTTCTTCGTCAAGTACGAGGAGAGCCACTGGATGCACAAGCGCATGCTGTGGACGCGCCGCGAGATCGAGACCGCGCGCGCGGCGGGCCACGCGCGCGCGGAGGACCTGGACGCCGCCGAGGACCTGCTCCTCCAGGCGCAGTGCAACTGCGGCTACTGGCACGGCCTCTTCGGCGGGCTCTACCTGCCGCACCTTCGCCACGCGATCTTCCAGCGCCTGCTGGCCGCCGAGGCGCGCGTCGTGCCGCGGGAGCACGCGATCGCGCGGCACGACCTGGACTTCGACGGCCAGGAGGAGATCGTCTGGACCAGCCCGCGCTCGCGGCTCTTCGCCAAGCCCCGCGGCGGCCTCGTGCGCGAGCTGGACAGCCTGGCGGCGGCCTTCCCCTTCAGCAACTGCCTGAGCCGCCGCGAGGAGGGCTATCACGCGCAGCTCCGGGCGCTGGCCTCGGCGCCGGCCGCGGTGGCCGCGGGCGGCGCGCAGAGCATCCACGACATCGTGCGCGTCAAGGAAGAGGGTCTCGAGGCCTATCTCGTCTACGATCCGCATCCGCGCGCCGGTCTAGAGGAGGGCCTCTACGCCGCCGACGCCGAGACGCTGGCCTATGGCAGCGCCTGGCTGGACTTCGCCGCCCTGGACTTCGCGGTGACAACGCCCGAGTCCCCGGACGGCGCGCTCCTCTTCGCGGTCGAGCACGAGTTCGAGCCCGGGCGGCGCCTGCGCCTGGAGAAGCGCCTGCGCTGGCTGGAGGAGGGGGCGGCGCTGGACGTCCAGCTGCGCTTGAGCTACCGGGGCGCGTCCCCGCTCCGGGCCAAGCTGGGCTCTGGCTGGAACTTCAACCTGCTCGCGCCGGACGCGCCGGACCGCCGGGTGCTCGTGGACGGCGCGCCCGCGGCGGACCCCCGTCTCGCCAGCCGCGGCTGGGAGCAGGGCGGCCGGCTGGAGCTCCGGGACGACTGGAGCGGGGTGCGCATCGCCCTTGCCGCCGGGTCGCTGGCGGTTTATCGTGAGCCGATCGAGACGGTCAGCCTCTCCGAGGAGGGGTTCGAACGTGTCTACCAGGGATCCTGGATCTGTGCCTGCCGCGATCTCGACCTCGACGACGGACAGTCCGCCGAGTTCGCCTACCGGGTGGAGCTCGGGCCGCTGGACGCCGACGGCGGCGCCACGTCCGTCCCCTGA
- a CDS encoding LptF/LptG family permease yields MRRLDRYVLRQFIQALLLGLLAFLVIFIVIDFFEKLGDYIDRDTPWLVVARLYLFKVPYITVLILPIAMLLASLFSLGRMSRDSELTAMLAAGVPLTRLLAPLFVFAALVSVGSYYFNDRVVTRSNLALEQVQKYEVKQENAADRSVRRFVHRIGEDGTLYWAEAYFVAQQRFENLVLLRYDGSRLREYTLARHAFWNGNHWRLAEGTRHLFPAGTGQERPESGTFTFENFDLPPLAETPEVFSEEEKKPEAMDYRELQDYIATQTRSGEDADRLWVDLHVKASFPWANLVIVILGSALSASKRRISMAAGFGLTVAIAFVYLIFLRLGLSLGHNHTLPPLLAAWVGNMLFAVVGLGLLWRASR; encoded by the coding sequence ATGAGACGGCTCGACCGCTACGTCCTGCGCCAGTTCATCCAGGCCCTGCTGCTCGGGCTGCTGGCCTTCCTGGTGATCTTCATCGTCATCGACTTCTTCGAGAAGCTGGGCGACTACATCGACCGCGACACGCCCTGGCTCGTGGTGGCCCGGCTCTACCTGTTCAAGGTGCCCTACATCACGGTGCTGATCCTGCCCATCGCCATGTTGCTGGCCAGCCTCTTCAGCCTCGGGCGGATGTCCCGCGACAGCGAGCTGACGGCCATGCTCGCCGCCGGCGTCCCGCTGACGCGGCTGCTGGCGCCGCTCTTCGTCTTCGCGGCCCTGGTGAGCGTGGGCAGCTACTACTTCAACGACCGCGTCGTGACGCGCTCGAACCTGGCGCTGGAGCAGGTGCAGAAGTACGAGGTCAAGCAGGAGAACGCCGCGGACCGCAGCGTGCGCCGCTTCGTGCACCGCATCGGGGAGGACGGCACCCTCTACTGGGCCGAGGCCTACTTCGTCGCGCAGCAGCGCTTCGAGAACCTGGTGCTGCTGCGCTACGACGGCAGCCGCCTGCGCGAGTACACCCTGGCCCGCCACGCCTTCTGGAACGGCAACCACTGGCGTCTGGCCGAGGGCACGCGGCACCTCTTCCCCGCGGGGACGGGGCAGGAGCGGCCCGAGTCCGGCACCTTCACCTTCGAGAACTTCGACCTGCCCCCGCTGGCCGAGACGCCCGAGGTCTTCAGCGAGGAGGAGAAGAAGCCCGAGGCGATGGACTACCGCGAGCTGCAGGACTACATCGCCACGCAGACCCGCTCCGGCGAGGACGCCGACCGCCTCTGGGTGGACCTGCACGTCAAGGCCAGCTTCCCCTGGGCCAACCTCGTGATCGTGATCCTGGGCAGCGCGCTCAGCGCGTCCAAGCGCCGCATCTCCATGGCCGCGGGCTTCGGGCTCACCGTGGCGATCGCCTTCGTCTACCTGATCTTCCTGCGCTTGGGGCTCTCGCTTGGGCACAACCACACGCTGCCCCCCCTGCTCGCGGCCTGGGTGGGCAACATGCTTTTCGCGGTGGTGGGTCTGGGTCTGCTCTGGCGGGCGAGCCGCTAG
- the ptsP gene encoding phosphoenolpyruvate--protein phosphotransferase, producing MPSERPQRFQGRPGAPGVAAGRVFVYDQDLPTGAPRQIEAGEVEAELARFAAALKATEGEIAEARGRVAEELGEDHARIFDAHRFILLDRFLLEQTRGLIGECWSAETAYAEACQRILRTFQSLDGDLPDRSSDLRDVERRVLAQLQGRKQAGFRELAEPVIVVARDISPSDTATMSRERVLGFVTERGGETSHSVILGRSLGIPVVVGAEGITAAAKQGDMLMLDGHTGQLVLHPDARAEEQFQRLETAYRELERQSLRYKDHPAETRDGRLIELLANIELPEEVAAAVDHGAAGVGLFRTEYLFLTSPSFPGEEEQVDVYRRVLAGLAPDPVIIRSMDLGGEKVSPAMDFPAEDNPSLGWRGIRYALDRPDVFRTQLRAILRAGVHGTLRLMVPMVSQVEEIRAVKAHLEAVKASLKADGLPFTESYELGVMIETPAAVVIAHLLAREVDFFSIGTNDLIQYSLAIDRDNDTVRKLYEPFHPAILRQIRRTVKAGKDAGCWVGICGELPEEPLFTILLIGLGLDEISVNPYRIPEIKRIIRSITADQARNLVKSAWSYATADEIKRNVSRLAARKFPELEASLQPAEPRP from the coding sequence ATGCCCTCTGAGCGACCGCAACGGTTCCAGGGCCGTCCCGGCGCCCCCGGCGTGGCCGCCGGGCGCGTGTTCGTCTACGACCAGGACCTGCCCACCGGCGCCCCCCGGCAGATCGAGGCGGGCGAGGTGGAGGCCGAGCTGGCCCGCTTCGCCGCGGCGCTGAAGGCCACCGAGGGCGAGATCGCCGAGGCCCGCGGCCGCGTGGCCGAGGAGCTGGGCGAGGACCACGCGCGCATCTTCGACGCGCACCGCTTCATCCTGCTCGACCGCTTCCTGCTGGAGCAGACGCGCGGGCTCATCGGCGAGTGCTGGAGCGCCGAGACCGCCTACGCCGAGGCCTGCCAGCGCATCCTGCGCACCTTCCAGAGCCTCGACGGCGACCTGCCCGACCGCAGCAGCGACCTGCGCGACGTGGAACGCCGCGTCCTGGCCCAGCTGCAGGGGCGCAAGCAGGCGGGCTTCCGCGAGCTGGCCGAGCCGGTGATCGTGGTGGCCAGGGACATCAGCCCGTCGGACACGGCGACCATGAGCCGCGAGCGGGTGCTGGGTTTCGTCACCGAGCGCGGCGGCGAGACCAGCCACTCCGTGATCCTCGGCCGCAGCCTGGGCATTCCGGTGGTGGTGGGGGCCGAGGGCATCACCGCCGCGGCCAAGCAGGGCGACATGCTCATGCTCGACGGCCACACCGGCCAGCTGGTGCTGCACCCCGACGCGCGGGCCGAGGAGCAGTTCCAGCGGCTCGAGACGGCCTATCGCGAGCTGGAGCGGCAGAGCCTGCGCTACAAGGACCACCCGGCCGAGACGCGCGACGGCCGCCTCATCGAGCTGCTCGCCAACATCGAGCTCCCCGAGGAGGTGGCGGCGGCGGTGGATCACGGCGCGGCGGGCGTCGGGCTCTTCCGCACCGAGTACCTCTTCCTGACCTCGCCCTCCTTCCCCGGCGAGGAAGAGCAGGTCGACGTCTACCGCCGCGTGCTGGCGGGCCTCGCGCCCGACCCGGTGATCATCCGCAGCATGGATCTCGGCGGCGAGAAGGTGTCGCCGGCCATGGACTTCCCCGCCGAGGACAACCCGTCCCTCGGCTGGCGCGGCATCCGCTACGCGCTGGACCGGCCGGACGTCTTCCGCACCCAGCTCCGCGCCATCCTGCGCGCCGGCGTGCACGGCACGCTGCGACTCATGGTGCCCATGGTCTCGCAGGTGGAGGAGATCCGCGCGGTGAAGGCGCACCTGGAGGCGGTCAAGGCCTCGCTCAAGGCCGACGGCCTCCCCTTCACGGAGAGCTACGAGCTGGGCGTGATGATCGAGACGCCGGCGGCCGTGGTCATCGCGCACCTGCTGGCGCGCGAGGTGGACTTCTTCAGCATCGGGACCAACGATCTCATCCAGTACTCGCTGGCGATCGACCGCGACAACGACACCGTGCGCAAGCTCTACGAGCCCTTCCATCCGGCGATCCTGCGCCAGATCCGGCGCACGGTGAAGGCGGGCAAGGACGCGGGCTGCTGGGTGGGCATCTGCGGCGAACTGCCCGAGGAGCCGCTCTTCACGATCCTGCTCATCGGCCTGGGGCTGGACGAGATCAGCGTCAACCCCTACCGCATCCCCGAGATCAAGCGCATCATCCGCAGCATCACGGCGGACCAGGCGCGCAACCTGGTGAAGAGCGCCTGGAGCTACGCCACCGCGGACGAGATCAAGCGCAACGTCTCGCGCCTGGCCGCGCGCAAGTTCCCCGAACTGGAGGCCTCGCTGCAGCCCGCGGAGCCCCGTCCATGA
- the crcB gene encoding fluoride efflux transporter CrcB: protein MPGWVLVGLGGFLGSVLRYGVSGLVQRLGPTGGAFPLGTLSVNALGSFVIGLLGGLADSRGLFGPGARLLVFLGLLGGFTTFSSFSFETLQLLKDGQWHLAGLNVAGQLLLGLGAVWLGWGLGRLPGVSA, encoded by the coding sequence CTGCCGGGATGGGTCCTCGTGGGCCTGGGCGGCTTTCTGGGCTCGGTGCTGCGCTACGGCGTCAGCGGACTCGTGCAGCGGCTCGGCCCCACCGGCGGGGCCTTTCCGCTGGGCACGCTGAGCGTGAACGCGCTGGGCTCCTTCGTCATCGGACTGCTGGGTGGACTGGCCGACAGCCGGGGCCTCTTCGGCCCCGGCGCGCGCCTGCTCGTCTTCCTGGGTCTGCTCGGCGGCTTCACCACCTTCTCGTCCTTCAGCTTCGAGACCCTGCAACTGCTCAAGGACGGCCAGTGGCATCTTGCCGGGCTGAACGTCGCCGGCCAGCTCCTGCTCGGACTCGGCGCGGTCTGGCTGGGCTGGGGGCTGGGACGATTGCCGGGGGTGAGCGCGTGA
- a CDS encoding adenosylhomocysteinase → MNTQTRYKVADLSLAAAGRRRIEWAESRMPVLMALRERYSKSKPFEGHLIAGCLHVTKETAVLVETLRAAGAEVAWSGCNPLSTNDEVAAALAAADTPIYAWHGMNTEEFYWAIDQCLEAGPTLTLDDGADLIFSAHARHPQRCETIHGGTEETTTGVHRLRAMAADGKLRYPVVAVNDAVTKWDFDNVYGTGQSSIDGILRATSILLAGKTFVVAGYGHCGRGVAMRARGMGAQVIVTEVKATAALKANLEGFRVMTMDEAAKLGDVFITATGMKDVVVERHFKSMKDGAVICNTGHYDCELNLGQLASLADGEAETIRPNNERYTLSGGRRIFVLAKGRLVNLAAAEGHPSEVMDMSFANQFMSLLWMAREGKQLSPTVHDIPAAQDEEIGALKLKTLGLAIDTLTPEQIAYADDYSAGT, encoded by the coding sequence ATGAATACCCAGACCCGATACAAGGTGGCGGACCTCTCCCTGGCGGCGGCGGGCCGCCGGCGCATCGAGTGGGCGGAGAGCCGCATGCCCGTGCTCATGGCCCTGCGCGAGCGCTACAGCAAGAGCAAGCCCTTCGAGGGGCACCTGATCGCCGGCTGCCTGCACGTCACCAAGGAGACGGCGGTCCTGGTGGAGACGCTGCGCGCCGCGGGCGCGGAGGTGGCCTGGTCAGGCTGCAACCCGCTGTCCACCAACGACGAGGTCGCGGCCGCCCTGGCCGCCGCCGACACGCCCATCTACGCCTGGCACGGCATGAACACCGAGGAATTCTACTGGGCCATCGACCAGTGCCTCGAAGCGGGCCCCACGCTGACCCTGGACGACGGCGCCGATCTCATCTTCAGCGCCCACGCGCGGCACCCGCAGCGCTGCGAGACGATCCACGGCGGCACCGAGGAGACCACCACCGGCGTCCACCGCCTGCGCGCCATGGCCGCCGACGGCAAGCTGCGCTACCCGGTGGTGGCGGTGAACGACGCCGTGACGAAGTGGGACTTCGACAACGTCTACGGCACCGGGCAGTCGTCCATCGACGGCATCCTGCGCGCCACCAGCATCCTGCTCGCGGGCAAGACCTTCGTGGTGGCGGGCTACGGCCACTGCGGCCGCGGCGTGGCCATGCGCGCGCGCGGCATGGGGGCGCAGGTGATCGTCACCGAGGTCAAGGCGACGGCGGCGCTCAAGGCCAACCTCGAGGGCTTCCGCGTGATGACCATGGACGAGGCGGCGAAGCTCGGCGACGTGTTCATCACCGCGACCGGCATGAAGGACGTGGTGGTGGAGCGCCACTTCAAGTCCATGAAGGACGGCGCCGTGATCTGCAACACCGGCCACTACGACTGCGAGCTCAACCTCGGGCAGCTGGCGAGCCTCGCCGACGGCGAGGCCGAGACGATCCGCCCCAACAACGAGCGCTACACGCTCTCGGGTGGACGGCGGATCTTCGTGCTCGCCAAGGGCCGCCTCGTGAACCTGGCCGCGGCCGAGGGGCATCCCTCCGAGGTGATGGACATGTCCTTCGCCAACCAGTTCATGAGCCTGCTGTGGATGGCCCGCGAGGGCAAGCAGCTCTCGCCCACGGTGCACGACATCCCCGCGGCCCAGGACGAGGAGATCGGCGCGCTCAAGCTGAAGACGCTGGGCCTCGCCATCGACACGCTCACACCCGAGCAGATCGCCTACGCGGACGACTACTCGGCGGGGACCTAG
- a CDS encoding methionine adenosyltransferase — translation MSERHLFTSESVTDGHPDKVADQISDSILDAVLEGETSSGGNVAAARVACETLVTTGLAMVAGEMRTEVWVDIPTLIRETIAKIGYTSSDTGFDSHTCAVMTSIDKQSEHIAQGVDTGGAGDQGMMFGYACDETESLMPLPITMAHRLTRRLADLRRAGELPMARPDGKSQVTVEYEGRRPVRIDTVVLSTQHDAKWAIDALREEINAKVIRPVLEESGYDHGGYKVHINPTGCFVEGGPKADCGVTGRKIIVDTYGGKGSHGGGAFSGKDPSKVDRSASYMARYIAKNLVAAGLAGEVEVQLAYAIGVADPVSVMVESFGTAVAPDTELTKAVRELFPLQPRQIIEHLGLLRPQYARTAAFGHFGREGEGFRWEDTDLAGALSERFGQAARAKQR, via the coding sequence GTGAGCGAACGCCATCTCTTCACCTCCGAGTCGGTGACCGACGGTCATCCCGACAAGGTGGCGGACCAGATCTCCGACAGCATTCTCGACGCCGTCCTCGAGGGCGAGACCAGCTCCGGCGGCAACGTGGCCGCCGCGCGCGTCGCCTGCGAGACCCTGGTGACCACGGGGCTCGCCATGGTGGCCGGCGAGATGCGCACCGAGGTCTGGGTGGACATCCCCACGCTCATCCGCGAGACCATCGCGAAGATCGGCTACACCAGCTCCGACACGGGCTTCGACTCGCACACCTGCGCGGTGATGACGAGCATCGACAAGCAGTCCGAGCACATCGCGCAGGGCGTGGATACCGGCGGCGCCGGCGACCAGGGCATGATGTTCGGCTACGCCTGCGACGAGACCGAGAGCCTCATGCCGCTGCCCATCACGATGGCGCATCGGCTCACCCGCCGCCTGGCCGACCTGCGGCGCGCGGGCGAGCTGCCCATGGCGCGCCCGGACGGCAAGAGCCAGGTGACCGTGGAGTACGAGGGCCGTCGCCCGGTGCGCATCGACACGGTGGTGCTGTCCACGCAGCACGACGCGAAGTGGGCGATCGACGCGCTGCGCGAGGAGATCAACGCCAAGGTGATCCGCCCGGTGCTCGAGGAGAGCGGCTACGACCACGGCGGCTACAAGGTGCACATCAACCCCACGGGCTGCTTCGTCGAGGGCGGGCCCAAGGCCGACTGCGGCGTGACGGGGCGCAAGATCATCGTCGACACCTACGGCGGCAAGGGCAGCCACGGCGGCGGCGCCTTCAGCGGCAAGGACCCGAGCAAGGTGGACCGATCGGCGTCCTACATGGCGCGCTACATCGCCAAGAACCTGGTGGCGGCGGGGCTCGCGGGCGAGGTGGAGGTGCAGCTCGCCTACGCCATCGGCGTGGCGGACCCCGTCAGCGTGATGGTGGAGAGCTTCGGCACCGCCGTGGCGCCGGACACCGAGTTGACCAAGGCCGTGCGCGAGCTCTTTCCGCTGCAGCCGCGGCAGATCATCGAACACCTGGGCCTGCTGCGGCCGCAGTACGCACGCACGGCGGCCTTCGGCCACTTCGGCCGCGAGGGCGAGGGCTTCCGCTGGGAGGACACCGATCTGGCCGGCGCGCTCAGCGAGCGCTTCGGTCAGGCAGCGCGCGCGAAGCAGCGCTAG
- a CDS encoding DUF190 domain-containing protein, whose product MDSRPRQGALLRIFIGESDRHAGKPLHRWLVEAAHAHGLAGATVLRGLEGFGAGGRVHRASILRLSEDLPLVVEIVDAEERIRSFLPRLDGVLRQGLVTVERVEILRAPAPDDA is encoded by the coding sequence ATGGACTCGCGGCCGCGTCAGGGCGCCCTGCTGCGCATCTTCATCGGCGAGTCCGACCGCCATGCGGGCAAGCCGCTCCACCGCTGGCTGGTGGAGGCGGCGCATGCGCACGGCCTCGCGGGCGCCACCGTCCTGCGCGGGCTCGAGGGCTTCGGCGCCGGCGGCCGCGTGCATCGCGCGAGCATCCTGCGCCTGTCGGAGGACCTGCCGCTGGTGGTGGAGATCGTCGACGCGGAGGAGCGGATCCGCAGCTTCCTGCCCCGCCTCGACGGCGTGCTGCGGCAGGGCCTCGTCACCGTGGAGCGCGTGGAGATCCTTCGCGCACCGGCGCCAGACGACGCCTAG